One region of Oryza sativa Japonica Group chromosome 5, ASM3414082v1 genomic DNA includes:
- the LOC112939003 gene encoding uncharacterized protein, which produces MTTKKKPLSSSPSTSAVAKLLLRWRGRSKAAKDESIEFFSELRSSQPDRRGAASDHAGGGGAPDGRGKAKSSAPAAAGGDAGGGGKLLSTGTEKHDYDWLLTPPASPLWSPATSAAAGHHVSAAPPPSRLERASSAPYAKGNSRLPLTRRENGPPASRLSRSSSATSQLSTVAHAPGTVFSGRRTLSSASVSSINTASSTSVGSTPRGSSASTSPRTPATARGAPAGAAWPRHRDRTQALHVFGAAAAAGQPSASSLVSRSRPSLTAPSSGALQRATPGAAGTSSPRSTAPACQQPAATRRGANSVARSGSTPRAASPSPRARDVSIAAGASRVAPPPMSSSKPRQAPASGKQSNGNGMAAASTAAQRWRSAGRNARREEAVTHESSRNSDSRRKIDVANTSAAARRTADLSSPRGASGGSPTSGGGGRNKSTDTDAKRSLWQGAAARHLMAAARRDATPTTRRSGGLSSVASRSRLGITPAASSGDISATPTGRRSTPAKGRPAADAAAAASSPRVAAGDAFPSSRYDAMLLREDPRNLTWLHGCDDGEEIDGGDLVEASLESFDVPAGLSSTGLHGGKTLNFGANL; this is translated from the exons AtgacgacgaagaagaagccgctgtcgtcgtcgccgtccaccTCCGCCGTGGCGAAGCTTCTCCTGCGGTGGCGCGGCCGGAGCAAGGCGGCCAAGGACGAGAGCATCGAGTTCTTCTCCGAGCTACGGAGCAGCCAGCCCgatcgccgcggcgccgcctccgatCACGCCG ggggaggaggagctccggaTGGGAGGGGAAAGGCAAAGAGCTCCGCccccgctgccgccggtggagacgccggcggcggcggcaagctctTGTCGACGGGAACCGAGAAGCATGACTACGATTG GCTTCTGACACCTCCGGCGTCGCCACtctggtcgccggcgacgagcgccgCCGCAGGCCACcatgtctccgccgcgccgccgccgagccggctGGAAAGAGCTAGCTCGGCGCCATACGCGAAAGGGAATTCACGG CTGCCATTGACACGGCGGGAGAACGGGCCCCCGGCGTCGAGGCTGTCGAGGAGCAGCTCCGCGACGTCGCAACTCTCCACCGTCGCCCACGCGCCGGGCACCGTGTTCTCCGGCCGCCGGACATTGTCGTCGGCGTCGGTGTCGTCGATCAACACGGCGAGCAGCACGTCCGTGGGCTCGACGCCGCGGgggtcgtcggcgtcgacgagcCCACGCACGCCGGCCACCGCAAGGGGCGCGCCGGCCGGGGCGGCTTGGCCCCGTCACAGGGACAGAACACAAGCACTGCACGtgttcggcgccgccgccgccgccggccaaccCAGCGCGTCGTCGCTGGTGTCCAGGTCGAGACCCTCGCTGACGGCGCCGTCGAGCGGAGCGCTCCAGCGCGCGacgcccggcgccgccggcacgTCGAGCCCGAGGTCAACCGCCCCGGCGTGTCAGCAACCTGCAGCGACCAGACGTGGCGCCAACTCCGTGGCACGTTCGGGGTCAACGCCACGGgccgcgtcgccctcgccgCGAGCGCGTGACGTCAGCATTGCGGCGGGCGCGTCCcgtgtcgcgccgccgcccatgtcCAGCAGCAAGCCGAGGCAGGCGCCGGCGTCGGGGAAGCAAAGCAACGGCAacggcatggcggcggcgagcacggcagCCCAGAGGTGGCGCTCGGCCGGGAGGAACGcacggagggaggaggcggtcACCCATGAATCATCAAGAAACAGCGACAGTCGCCGGAAGATCGACGTAGCGAacaccagcgccgccgctcgccgcactGCTGACCTCTCTAGCCcgcgcggcgcgagcggcggttctccgacgagcggcggcggcggtcggaaCAAGTCGACAGACACCGACGCGAAGCGCAGCCTATGGCAGGGAGCAGCGGCACGGCacctgatggcggcggcgcgccgggacgCAACCCCCACCACCCGCCGGAGCGGTGGCCTCTCGTCGGTGGCGTCAAGAAGCCGCCTGGGGATcacgcccgccgcctcctccggtgaCATCTCGGCCACGCCCACTGGACGACGGTCCACGCCGGCGAAAGGCaggcccgccgccgacgcggccgcggccgcatCCTCCCCGCGGGTGGCCGCGGGGGACGCGTTCCCGAGCTCGCGGTACGACGCCATGCTGCTCCGGGAGGACCCCAGGAACCTGACATGGCTGCACGgatgcgacgacggcgaggagatcGACGGTGGAGATCTGGTCGAGGCCTCGCTGGAGTCGTTCGACGTGCCGGCCGGGTTGAGCAGCACGGGGCTGCACGGCGGCAAGACTTTGAATTTTGGCGCCAATTTGTAA